One genomic window of Oreochromis aureus strain Israel breed Guangdong unplaced genomic scaffold, ZZ_aureus HiC_scaffold_47, whole genome shotgun sequence includes the following:
- the LOC116327380 gene encoding inhibin beta A chain-like, with amino-acid sequence MCSLSAVVFSISAWLLIDASPTISPAPRLQDSALSSDCPSCSLAQLRRNSSSSGAQSDMVEAVKRHILNMLHLSARPNLTQPVPRAALLNAIKKLHVAHVAEDGSVEIQEGQGTDSSAPPEPSSEIITFGEPGNGPNTVTFDISREDSGSSVVEQANVWIFLKMSKMNRLRSKVMLRLYRDDDDEDCVSEKMVDTRRSGWHTLAIPRTVQNLLDAGRSPLRLRVSCPLCLEAGAAPVLTPANGELATGRDQSHRPFLMVALQAREEVAKRRAKRALQCDGKIRICCKREFYVNFKDIGWSDWIIAPAGYHANYCEGDCPNHMASIGSSPLSFHSTVINHYRMRGYSPFQNIKSCCVPTRLRAMSMLYYNEEQKIIKKDIQNMIVEECGCS; translated from the exons ATGTGCTCTCTTTCTGCCGTGGTCTTTTCCATCTCGGCATGGCTTCTCATCGATGCCTCTCCGACCATCTCTCCGGCACCACGGCTGCAGGACTCGGCGCTATCCTCTGACTGTCCTTCGTGCTCTTTGGCTCAGCTGAGGAGGAACTCGTCTTCGTCCGGAGCTCAGAGCGACATGGTGGAGGCAGTGAAGCGTCACATTCTCAACATGCTGCACCTGAGCGCCCGGCCCAACCTGACACAGCCAGTTCCTCGTGCCGCTCTGCTCAACGCCATCAAGAAACTTCACGTGGCCCATGTGGCTGAAGACGGCAGTGTGGAGATCCAGGAGGGCCAGGGCACGGACAGTTCAGCACCACCCGAACCGTCATCTGAAATAATCACCTTTGGAGAGCCAG GCAATGGGCCAAACACGGTGACCTTTGACATTTCAAGGGAGGACAGTGGCTCGTCTGTGGTGGAGCAGGCAAACGTTTGGATCTTcctgaaaatgtcaaagatGAACCGCCTGAGAAGCAAAGTGATGCTGCGGCTTTATCGTGACGATGATGACGAGGACTGTGTTTCGGAAAAGATGGTGGACACCCGTCGTAGTGGCTGGCACACCCTTGCCATTCCTCGCACTGTTCAGAATCTACTGGATGCCGGCAGGAGTCCTCTTAGGTTACGGGTTTCCTGTCCTCTATGTCTCGAGGCAGGTGCCGCTCCCGTCCTGACACCTGCAAACGGTGAACTGGCCACGGGACGAGATCAGTCACACCGGCCATTCCTCATGGTGGCGCTTCAAGCTCGAGAGGAGGTGGCTAAGCGACGAGCTAAACGAGCTCTGCAGTGCGATGGAAAAATCCGCATCTGCTGCAAACGAGAGTTTTACGTGAACTTTAAAGACATCGGCTGGAGCGACTGGATCATCGCTCCGGCTGGTTACCACGCCAACTACTGTGAAGGCGACTGTCCAAACCACATGGCAAGCATTGGAAGCTCACCACTGTCTTTCCATTCAACGGTCATCAACCATTATCGCATGAGAGGCTACAGCCCATTTCAAAACATCAAGTCTTGCTGCGTGCCAACGAGGCTGCGAGCAATGTCAATGCTCTACTACAACGAAGAGCAGAAGATCATCAAGAAGGACATCCAGAATATGATCGTGGAGGAGTGCGGCTGCTCGTGA